The proteins below come from a single Burkholderia sp. FERM BP-3421 genomic window:
- the proB gene encoding glutamate 5-kinase, with protein sequence MRSIIADSKRLVVKVGSSLVTNDGRGLDHAAIGRWAAQIAALRANGKEVVLVSSGAIAEGMQRLGWSKRPREIDELQAAAAVGQMGLAQVYESRFAEHGIRTAQILLTHADLADRERYLNARSTLLTLLRLGVVPIINENDTVVTDEIKFGDNDTLGALVANLIEGDALVILTDQSGLFTADPRKDPAATLVAEASAGAPELEAMAGGAGSSLGRGGMLTKILAAKRAAHSGANTVIASGREADVLVRLAGGEAIGTQLIARTARLAARKQWMADHLQVRGHVVIDAGAVDKLTAGGKSLLPIGVVAVQGVFARGEVIACVDDAGREVARGLTNYSSAEAKLIQRRPSGEIESVLGYMLEPELIHRDNLVLV encoded by the coding sequence ATGCGTTCGATCATTGCCGATTCGAAGCGGCTGGTAGTGAAAGTGGGGTCCAGTCTCGTCACCAACGACGGACGGGGGCTCGACCATGCCGCGATCGGCCGCTGGGCCGCTCAGATCGCCGCGTTGCGCGCGAACGGCAAGGAAGTCGTGCTGGTGAGTTCGGGGGCGATCGCCGAGGGGATGCAGCGTCTCGGCTGGAGCAAGCGGCCGCGCGAGATCGACGAATTGCAGGCGGCGGCGGCCGTCGGGCAGATGGGGCTCGCGCAGGTCTACGAGAGCCGTTTTGCCGAGCACGGCATCCGCACCGCGCAGATCCTGCTCACGCACGCCGACCTGGCCGACCGCGAACGCTACCTGAACGCACGCTCGACGCTGCTGACGCTGTTGCGGCTGGGCGTCGTGCCGATCATCAACGAGAACGACACGGTCGTCACCGACGAAATCAAGTTCGGCGACAACGACACGCTGGGCGCGCTCGTCGCGAACCTGATCGAAGGCGACGCGCTCGTGATCCTCACCGATCAGTCGGGTTTGTTCACCGCGGATCCGCGCAAGGATCCGGCCGCGACGCTGGTCGCCGAGGCGAGCGCGGGCGCGCCGGAACTCGAGGCGATGGCGGGCGGCGCCGGTTCGAGCCTGGGCCGGGGCGGGATGCTGACCAAGATCCTCGCCGCGAAGCGCGCGGCGCACAGCGGCGCGAACACCGTGATCGCGAGCGGCCGCGAGGCGGACGTGCTGGTGCGGCTCGCGGGCGGCGAGGCGATCGGCACGCAGCTGATCGCGCGCACGGCGCGGCTCGCGGCGCGCAAGCAGTGGATGGCCGATCACCTGCAGGTGCGCGGCCACGTCGTGATCGATGCGGGCGCGGTCGACAAGCTGACGGCGGGCGGCAAGAGCCTGCTGCCGATCGGCGTGGTGGCGGTGCAGGGCGTGTTCGCGCGCGGCGAGGTGATCGCCTGCGTCGACGATGCCGGCCGCGAGGTCGCGCGCGGGCTCACCAATTACAGCAGCGCCGAGGCCAAGCTGATCCAGCGCAGGCCGAGCGGCGAGATCGAGTCGGTGCTGGGCTACATGCTCGAACCCGAGCTGATCCATCGCGACAACCTCGTGCTCGTCTAG